The nucleotide window GAACCTCTTTCGCACCCGCTTCTCTCAGTAAACGCACAATCTTAGACGAAGTGGTGCCCCTCACAATAGAATCATCCACCACAACAACTCTCTTCCCTTCTAAAACCCCACGAACAGGAGACAGCTTAAGCTTCACACCAAAGTCTCTGATCTTCTGAGACGGCTCAATGAACGTCCTCCCTACATAATGAGACCTAATCAGTCCCTGCTGAAACGGCACACCCGATTTCGCAGCGTACCCGAGAGCAGCCACAACGCCAGAGTCAGGCAC belongs to Camelina sativa cultivar DH55 unplaced genomic scaffold, Cs unpScaffold06555, whole genome shotgun sequence and includes:
- the LOC109131854 gene encoding amidophosphoribosyltransferase 1, chloroplastic-like; this translates as VPDSGVVAALGYAAKSGVPFQQGLIRSHYVGRTFIEPSQKIRDFGVKLKLSPVRGVLEGKRVVVVDDSIVRGTTSSKIVRLLREAGAKEVHMRIASPPIVASCYYGVDTPSSEELISNRLSVEEISEFIGSDSLAFLSFDTLKKHLGKDSKSFCYACFTGDYPV